Proteins encoded by one window of Mercenaria mercenaria strain notata chromosome 4, MADL_Memer_1, whole genome shotgun sequence:
- the LOC123552376 gene encoding serine/threonine-protein phosphatase 6 regulatory subunit 3-like isoform X1, producing the protein MFWKFNLLTTSHIDTLLDKEDVTLHELMDEDDILQECKAQNRKLINFLVLPENMEELVRLITEEPAEDVEEKIRYKYPNTACELLTSDVSQINDALAGSDELVKKLYAFLDTDKTLNPLLASFFSKVMGLLITRKSEMILEFLQTREDFVGTLLKHIGTSAIMDLLLRLLTCIESPEIRRAMIEWLNEQQIVQKLVNCIHKDYDEDIHCNAAQSLCDIIRLGREQVIQLQDRADPDPLLTTVEMEDNVSKMLGNMLNDEEKNESVIVNGLSVIQTLLEFKKQGPEDSVEQMTTVDAEQMFLGVNNVLTAICPRLKDFHTILVEPPKQRFSVMPSTAGPLAPPLGNTRLQTGRLVASLLLTNTHSINIELAQLGTINVLIDLYFNYIWNNFLHTHVTQCLYTILSNPPIDVDGKKESPLLNQLFSEYKLVQRILDEWDTNDQDQSKEGGRRKGFMGHLTRLANDVVNAQEKGENAEAIKTLITDLPEELKEKWETFLTGTLTETNKRNTVELVQGHGLASSSEDDDADFSNIPFPQDTAMQQAFSDYQLQQMTSNFIDQFGFNEDEFGEHEEKTDSPFTDRISSIDFGGTVNEDVRPNASRFEQYCNERLQQFDNDSDEDIWEEKEITFSPSSQQKRSERLPVTRGSQDDSDSTDSEEELDSPKRIVQQPGPTEKMDVDSNEAWTANFEQQQQQTGSIEGGPIAMDTSPWDSNTTDKPAQSDNWANFEKASEGEKTKSSEDSSNKDNWADFTNFDNIKSEGSEAEPRSSSPVAMDTTEPSSRTNAYLASNKEMDLKLESVDTTTDEDLGTDVDKLVDKNSDSDSSAKQEQSNTDTSSEKSDNVNKETDSQSASQSSSQSPSVNKSENQSSQDTTQKVTQSNIPEKTESPLEKPPTPPSSPLPDEEGNQQVPQSPRSPPAPSTDCDSEKPNLDTNAQGDGCNTSLNEQQESADDDLSSNFNFLTKVGLLKPAGAPNCVSPSQSDIQGNGPTKDTPDISTDKLEELRTQAKDALESFDTAIQSGANVQNGPV; encoded by the exons ATATCCAAACACTGCATGTGAGTTACTGACCTCAGATGTATCACAAATCAATGATGCGTTAGCTGGTAGCGATGAACTTGTCAAAAAACTCTACGCTTTCTTAGATACAGACAAGACACTTAATCCATTACTTGCCAGTTTCTTCAGTAAAGTTATGGGGCTTCTTATAACTAGAAAAAGTGAAATG ATTTTAGAATTTCTACAAACACGTGAAGATTTTGTTGGTACACTTCTCAAACACATAGGGACCTCTGCCATTATGGATTTACTTCTGAGATTGCTCACTTGTATAGAATCACCTGAAATCAGGCGTGCCATGATTGAG tggttGAATGAACAGCAAATTGTCCAGAAACTAGTCAACTGTATACATAAAGATTATGATGAAGAC atCCATTGTAATGCTGCACAGAGTTTATGTGACATTATACGTCTTGGTAGAGAGCAGGTTATACAGTTACAAGACAGGGCAGATCCTGACCCTTTACTTACGACTGTAGAAAT GGAAGACAATGTCTCGAAGATGTTAGGTAACATGTTGAATGATGAAGAAAAGAATGAGTCTGTGATCGTTAATGGTTTGTCTGTAATACAGACGCTATTAGAGTTTAAGAAACAAGG GCCAGAAGATTCAGTAGAACAGATGACTACTGTAGATGCTGAACAGATGTTTTTAGGTGTAAATAATGTCCTTACTGCAATCTGTCCTCGGTTGAAAGATTTCCACACAATATTGGTGGAGCCACCAAAG CAACGTTTTTCTGTAATGCCTTCCACAGCTGGGCCCCTGGCTCCACCTCTGGGTAACACTAGATTACAGACGGGTAGACTGGTAGCTTCTCTTCTTTTAACCAATACACATTCTATAAATATAGAACTAGCACAATTGGGGACCATAAATGTTTTAATA gatttgtattttaattatatatggAATAATTTCTTACATACCCATGTCACACAGTGTTTATATACAATACTCAGTAATCCACCAATAGATGTTGATGGTAAAAAGGAAAGTCCTCTTTTAAATCAA TTATTTTCTGAATACAAATTAGTACAAAGAATTTTAGATGAGTGGGACACAAATGATCAAGATCA GAGTAAAGAAGGTGGTCGAAGAAAAGGCTTTATGGGTCATTTAACACGGTTAGCCAATGATGTAGTCAATGCTCAGGAAAAGGGAGAGAATGCAGAGGCTATTAAAACCTTAATTACAG acctCCCTGAAGAGTTAAAGGAAAAATGGGAAACATTTTTAACGGGTACATTAACAGAAACGAATAAAAGAAACACAGTGGAGCTG GTTCAAGGTCATGGCCTTGCTTCAAGCAGCGAGGATGATGACGCAGACTTCAGCAACATTCCGTTCCCCCAGGATACAGCTATGCAACAG GCCTTCTCTGATTATCAGCTGCAACAGATGACATCCAACTTCATAGACCAGTTTGGATTTAACGAAGATGAGTTCGGGGAACACGAAGAAAAAACAGA TTCCCCATTTACAGACAGAATATCAAGTATAGATTTTGGAGGCACTGTTAACGAAGATGTG cgGCCAAATGCGTCCCGTTTTGAACAGTATTGTAACGAGAGACTACAACAATTTGATAACGATAGTGATGAAGATATTTGGGAGGAGAAAGAAATCACGTTTTCACCTTCTTCACAACAGAAACGATCAGA gAGATTGCCAGTCACTCGTGGTAGTCAGGACGACAGTGATAGTACAGACAGTGAGGAGGAACTAGACTCGCCCAAACGTATTGTACAACAACCAGGACCGACAGAAAAGATGGATGTTGATTCAAATGAGG cATGGACTGCAAActttgaacaacaacaacaacagacagGCTCAATAGAAGGTGGTCCTATTGCCATGGATACCTCGCCTTGGGACAGTAACACTACAGATAAACCAGCACAATCAGATAATTGGGCAAACTTTGAGAAGGCCTCAGAGGGAGAGAAGACTAAATCTTCAGAGGACAGTAGTAACAAAGATAACTGGGCAGATTTCAcgaattttgataacattaaaAG TGAAGGTAGTGAAGCTGAGCCAAGAAGTAGTTCACCAGTCGCCATGGATACCACGGAACCTAGCTCAAGAACAAATGCTTACT TGGCCAGTAACAAAGAAATGGATTTAAAGTTAGAAAGTGTAGATACCACAACAGACGAAGATTTAGGAACTGATGTCGATAAACTTGTAGACAAAAATAGTGATTCAGACTCTAGTGCAAAACAGGAACAATCAAATACTGACACTTCAAGTGAAAAAAGTGATAATGTCAACAAGGAGACTGACTCCCAGTCTGCTTCTCAGTCTAGTTCACAGTCTCCCAGTGTGAATAAATCAGAGAACCAGTCTTCACAAGACACAACACAGAAGGTGACACAGTCAAATATTCCAGAAAAAACTGAAAG TCCCTTAGAGAAGCCCCCTACACCACCATCTAGTCCCCTGCCAGATGAAGAAGGGAACCAGCAGGTGCCCCAGTCCCCTAGATCTCCCCCAGCCCCTAGTACAGACTGTGATTCCGAAAAGCCAAACCTAGATACAAACGCACAGGGGGATGG GTGTAACACAAGCTTGAATGAACAACAAGAGTCTGCAGATGATGATCTTAGTTCTAACTTTAA TTTTCTGACCAAAGTTGGTCTTTTGAAGCCGGCTGGTGCCCCAAACTGTGTGAGCCCCAGTCAGTCAGATATTCAGGGAAATGGACCAACGAAAGATACACCTGATATATCAACAGATAAATTAGAAGAATTAAG gACTCAGGCTAAAGATGCGCTGGAGTCATTTGATACAGCAATTCAATCTGGTGCCAATGTACAGAATGGTCCTGTTTGA
- the LOC123552376 gene encoding serine/threonine-protein phosphatase 6 regulatory subunit 3-like isoform X3, with the protein MFWKFNLLTTSHIDTLLDKEDVTLHELMDEDDILQECKAQNRKLINFLVLPENMEELVRLITEEPAEDVEEKIRYKYPNTACELLTSDVSQINDALAGSDELVKKLYAFLDTDKTLNPLLASFFSKVMGLLITRKSEMILEFLQTREDFVGTLLKHIGTSAIMDLLLRLLTCIESPEIRRAMIEWLNEQQIVQKLVNCIHKDYDEDIHCNAAQSLCDIIRLGREQVIQLQDRADPDPLLTTVEMEDNVSKMLGNMLNDEEKNESVIVNGLSVIQTLLEFKKQGPEDSVEQMTTVDAEQMFLGVNNVLTAICPRLKDFHTILVEPPKQRFSVMPSTAGPLAPPLGNTRLQTGRLVASLLLTNTHSINIELAQLGTINVLIDLYFNYIWNNFLHTHVTQCLYTILSNPPIDVDGKKESPLLNQLFSEYKLVQRILDEWDTNDQDQSKEGGRRKGFMGHLTRLANDVVNAQEKGENAEAIKTLITDLPEELKEKWETFLTGTLTETNKRNTVELVQGHGLASSSEDDDADFSNIPFPQDTAMQQAFSDYQLQQMTSNFIDQFGFNEDEFGEHEEKTDSPFTDRISSIDFGGTVNEDVRPNASRFEQYCNERLQQFDNDSDEDIWEEKEITFSPSSQQKRSERLPVTRGSQDDSDSTDSEEELDSPKRIVQQPGPTEKMDVDSNEAWTANFEQQQQQTGSIEGGPIAMDTSPWDSNTTDKPAQSDNWANFEKASEGEKTKSSEDSSNKDNWADFTNFDNIKSEGSEAEPRSSSPVAMDTTEPSSRTNAYLASNKEMDLKLESVDTTTDEDLGTDVDKLVDKNSDSDSSAKQEQSNTDTSSEKSDNVNKETDSQSASQSSSQSPSVNKSENQSSQDTTQKVTQSNIPEKTESPLEKPPTPPSSPLPDEEGNQQVPQSPRSPPAPSTDCDSEKPNLDTNAQGDGFLTKVGLLKPAGAPNCVSPSQSDIQGNGPTKDTPDISTDKLEELRTQAKDALESFDTAIQSGANVQNGPV; encoded by the exons ATATCCAAACACTGCATGTGAGTTACTGACCTCAGATGTATCACAAATCAATGATGCGTTAGCTGGTAGCGATGAACTTGTCAAAAAACTCTACGCTTTCTTAGATACAGACAAGACACTTAATCCATTACTTGCCAGTTTCTTCAGTAAAGTTATGGGGCTTCTTATAACTAGAAAAAGTGAAATG ATTTTAGAATTTCTACAAACACGTGAAGATTTTGTTGGTACACTTCTCAAACACATAGGGACCTCTGCCATTATGGATTTACTTCTGAGATTGCTCACTTGTATAGAATCACCTGAAATCAGGCGTGCCATGATTGAG tggttGAATGAACAGCAAATTGTCCAGAAACTAGTCAACTGTATACATAAAGATTATGATGAAGAC atCCATTGTAATGCTGCACAGAGTTTATGTGACATTATACGTCTTGGTAGAGAGCAGGTTATACAGTTACAAGACAGGGCAGATCCTGACCCTTTACTTACGACTGTAGAAAT GGAAGACAATGTCTCGAAGATGTTAGGTAACATGTTGAATGATGAAGAAAAGAATGAGTCTGTGATCGTTAATGGTTTGTCTGTAATACAGACGCTATTAGAGTTTAAGAAACAAGG GCCAGAAGATTCAGTAGAACAGATGACTACTGTAGATGCTGAACAGATGTTTTTAGGTGTAAATAATGTCCTTACTGCAATCTGTCCTCGGTTGAAAGATTTCCACACAATATTGGTGGAGCCACCAAAG CAACGTTTTTCTGTAATGCCTTCCACAGCTGGGCCCCTGGCTCCACCTCTGGGTAACACTAGATTACAGACGGGTAGACTGGTAGCTTCTCTTCTTTTAACCAATACACATTCTATAAATATAGAACTAGCACAATTGGGGACCATAAATGTTTTAATA gatttgtattttaattatatatggAATAATTTCTTACATACCCATGTCACACAGTGTTTATATACAATACTCAGTAATCCACCAATAGATGTTGATGGTAAAAAGGAAAGTCCTCTTTTAAATCAA TTATTTTCTGAATACAAATTAGTACAAAGAATTTTAGATGAGTGGGACACAAATGATCAAGATCA GAGTAAAGAAGGTGGTCGAAGAAAAGGCTTTATGGGTCATTTAACACGGTTAGCCAATGATGTAGTCAATGCTCAGGAAAAGGGAGAGAATGCAGAGGCTATTAAAACCTTAATTACAG acctCCCTGAAGAGTTAAAGGAAAAATGGGAAACATTTTTAACGGGTACATTAACAGAAACGAATAAAAGAAACACAGTGGAGCTG GTTCAAGGTCATGGCCTTGCTTCAAGCAGCGAGGATGATGACGCAGACTTCAGCAACATTCCGTTCCCCCAGGATACAGCTATGCAACAG GCCTTCTCTGATTATCAGCTGCAACAGATGACATCCAACTTCATAGACCAGTTTGGATTTAACGAAGATGAGTTCGGGGAACACGAAGAAAAAACAGA TTCCCCATTTACAGACAGAATATCAAGTATAGATTTTGGAGGCACTGTTAACGAAGATGTG cgGCCAAATGCGTCCCGTTTTGAACAGTATTGTAACGAGAGACTACAACAATTTGATAACGATAGTGATGAAGATATTTGGGAGGAGAAAGAAATCACGTTTTCACCTTCTTCACAACAGAAACGATCAGA gAGATTGCCAGTCACTCGTGGTAGTCAGGACGACAGTGATAGTACAGACAGTGAGGAGGAACTAGACTCGCCCAAACGTATTGTACAACAACCAGGACCGACAGAAAAGATGGATGTTGATTCAAATGAGG cATGGACTGCAAActttgaacaacaacaacaacagacagGCTCAATAGAAGGTGGTCCTATTGCCATGGATACCTCGCCTTGGGACAGTAACACTACAGATAAACCAGCACAATCAGATAATTGGGCAAACTTTGAGAAGGCCTCAGAGGGAGAGAAGACTAAATCTTCAGAGGACAGTAGTAACAAAGATAACTGGGCAGATTTCAcgaattttgataacattaaaAG TGAAGGTAGTGAAGCTGAGCCAAGAAGTAGTTCACCAGTCGCCATGGATACCACGGAACCTAGCTCAAGAACAAATGCTTACT TGGCCAGTAACAAAGAAATGGATTTAAAGTTAGAAAGTGTAGATACCACAACAGACGAAGATTTAGGAACTGATGTCGATAAACTTGTAGACAAAAATAGTGATTCAGACTCTAGTGCAAAACAGGAACAATCAAATACTGACACTTCAAGTGAAAAAAGTGATAATGTCAACAAGGAGACTGACTCCCAGTCTGCTTCTCAGTCTAGTTCACAGTCTCCCAGTGTGAATAAATCAGAGAACCAGTCTTCACAAGACACAACACAGAAGGTGACACAGTCAAATATTCCAGAAAAAACTGAAAG TCCCTTAGAGAAGCCCCCTACACCACCATCTAGTCCCCTGCCAGATGAAGAAGGGAACCAGCAGGTGCCCCAGTCCCCTAGATCTCCCCCAGCCCCTAGTACAGACTGTGATTCCGAAAAGCCAAACCTAGATACAAACGCACAGGGGGATGG TTTTCTGACCAAAGTTGGTCTTTTGAAGCCGGCTGGTGCCCCAAACTGTGTGAGCCCCAGTCAGTCAGATATTCAGGGAAATGGACCAACGAAAGATACACCTGATATATCAACAGATAAATTAGAAGAATTAAG gACTCAGGCTAAAGATGCGCTGGAGTCATTTGATACAGCAATTCAATCTGGTGCCAATGTACAGAATGGTCCTGTTTGA
- the LOC123552376 gene encoding serine/threonine-protein phosphatase 6 regulatory subunit 3-like isoform X2: MFWKFNLLTTSHIDTLLDKEDVTLHELMDEDDILQECKAQNRKLINFLVLPENMEELVRLITEEPAEDVEEKIRYKYPNTACELLTSDVSQINDALAGSDELVKKLYAFLDTDKTLNPLLASFFSKVMGLLITRKSEMILEFLQTREDFVGTLLKHIGTSAIMDLLLRLLTCIESPEIRRAMIEWLNEQQIVQKLVNCIHKDYDEDIHCNAAQSLCDIIRLGREQVIQLQDRADPDPLLTTVEMEDNVSKMLGNMLNDEEKNESVIVNGLSVIQTLLEFKKQGPEDSVEQMTTVDAEQMFLGVNNVLTAICPRLKDFHTILVEPPKQRFSVMPSTAGPLAPPLGNTRLQTGRLVASLLLTNTHSINIELAQLGTINVLIDLYFNYIWNNFLHTHVTQCLYTILSNPPIDVDGKKESPLLNQLFSEYKLVQRILDEWDTNDQDQSKEGGRRKGFMGHLTRLANDVVNAQEKGENAEAIKTLITDLPEELKEKWETFLTGTLTETNKRNTVELVQGHGLASSSEDDDADFSNIPFPQDTAMQQLQQMTSNFIDQFGFNEDEFGEHEEKTDSPFTDRISSIDFGGTVNEDVRPNASRFEQYCNERLQQFDNDSDEDIWEEKEITFSPSSQQKRSERLPVTRGSQDDSDSTDSEEELDSPKRIVQQPGPTEKMDVDSNEAWTANFEQQQQQTGSIEGGPIAMDTSPWDSNTTDKPAQSDNWANFEKASEGEKTKSSEDSSNKDNWADFTNFDNIKSEGSEAEPRSSSPVAMDTTEPSSRTNAYLASNKEMDLKLESVDTTTDEDLGTDVDKLVDKNSDSDSSAKQEQSNTDTSSEKSDNVNKETDSQSASQSSSQSPSVNKSENQSSQDTTQKVTQSNIPEKTESPLEKPPTPPSSPLPDEEGNQQVPQSPRSPPAPSTDCDSEKPNLDTNAQGDGCNTSLNEQQESADDDLSSNFNFLTKVGLLKPAGAPNCVSPSQSDIQGNGPTKDTPDISTDKLEELRTQAKDALESFDTAIQSGANVQNGPV; the protein is encoded by the exons ATATCCAAACACTGCATGTGAGTTACTGACCTCAGATGTATCACAAATCAATGATGCGTTAGCTGGTAGCGATGAACTTGTCAAAAAACTCTACGCTTTCTTAGATACAGACAAGACACTTAATCCATTACTTGCCAGTTTCTTCAGTAAAGTTATGGGGCTTCTTATAACTAGAAAAAGTGAAATG ATTTTAGAATTTCTACAAACACGTGAAGATTTTGTTGGTACACTTCTCAAACACATAGGGACCTCTGCCATTATGGATTTACTTCTGAGATTGCTCACTTGTATAGAATCACCTGAAATCAGGCGTGCCATGATTGAG tggttGAATGAACAGCAAATTGTCCAGAAACTAGTCAACTGTATACATAAAGATTATGATGAAGAC atCCATTGTAATGCTGCACAGAGTTTATGTGACATTATACGTCTTGGTAGAGAGCAGGTTATACAGTTACAAGACAGGGCAGATCCTGACCCTTTACTTACGACTGTAGAAAT GGAAGACAATGTCTCGAAGATGTTAGGTAACATGTTGAATGATGAAGAAAAGAATGAGTCTGTGATCGTTAATGGTTTGTCTGTAATACAGACGCTATTAGAGTTTAAGAAACAAGG GCCAGAAGATTCAGTAGAACAGATGACTACTGTAGATGCTGAACAGATGTTTTTAGGTGTAAATAATGTCCTTACTGCAATCTGTCCTCGGTTGAAAGATTTCCACACAATATTGGTGGAGCCACCAAAG CAACGTTTTTCTGTAATGCCTTCCACAGCTGGGCCCCTGGCTCCACCTCTGGGTAACACTAGATTACAGACGGGTAGACTGGTAGCTTCTCTTCTTTTAACCAATACACATTCTATAAATATAGAACTAGCACAATTGGGGACCATAAATGTTTTAATA gatttgtattttaattatatatggAATAATTTCTTACATACCCATGTCACACAGTGTTTATATACAATACTCAGTAATCCACCAATAGATGTTGATGGTAAAAAGGAAAGTCCTCTTTTAAATCAA TTATTTTCTGAATACAAATTAGTACAAAGAATTTTAGATGAGTGGGACACAAATGATCAAGATCA GAGTAAAGAAGGTGGTCGAAGAAAAGGCTTTATGGGTCATTTAACACGGTTAGCCAATGATGTAGTCAATGCTCAGGAAAAGGGAGAGAATGCAGAGGCTATTAAAACCTTAATTACAG acctCCCTGAAGAGTTAAAGGAAAAATGGGAAACATTTTTAACGGGTACATTAACAGAAACGAATAAAAGAAACACAGTGGAGCTG GTTCAAGGTCATGGCCTTGCTTCAAGCAGCGAGGATGATGACGCAGACTTCAGCAACATTCCGTTCCCCCAGGATACAGCTATGCAACAG CTGCAACAGATGACATCCAACTTCATAGACCAGTTTGGATTTAACGAAGATGAGTTCGGGGAACACGAAGAAAAAACAGA TTCCCCATTTACAGACAGAATATCAAGTATAGATTTTGGAGGCACTGTTAACGAAGATGTG cgGCCAAATGCGTCCCGTTTTGAACAGTATTGTAACGAGAGACTACAACAATTTGATAACGATAGTGATGAAGATATTTGGGAGGAGAAAGAAATCACGTTTTCACCTTCTTCACAACAGAAACGATCAGA gAGATTGCCAGTCACTCGTGGTAGTCAGGACGACAGTGATAGTACAGACAGTGAGGAGGAACTAGACTCGCCCAAACGTATTGTACAACAACCAGGACCGACAGAAAAGATGGATGTTGATTCAAATGAGG cATGGACTGCAAActttgaacaacaacaacaacagacagGCTCAATAGAAGGTGGTCCTATTGCCATGGATACCTCGCCTTGGGACAGTAACACTACAGATAAACCAGCACAATCAGATAATTGGGCAAACTTTGAGAAGGCCTCAGAGGGAGAGAAGACTAAATCTTCAGAGGACAGTAGTAACAAAGATAACTGGGCAGATTTCAcgaattttgataacattaaaAG TGAAGGTAGTGAAGCTGAGCCAAGAAGTAGTTCACCAGTCGCCATGGATACCACGGAACCTAGCTCAAGAACAAATGCTTACT TGGCCAGTAACAAAGAAATGGATTTAAAGTTAGAAAGTGTAGATACCACAACAGACGAAGATTTAGGAACTGATGTCGATAAACTTGTAGACAAAAATAGTGATTCAGACTCTAGTGCAAAACAGGAACAATCAAATACTGACACTTCAAGTGAAAAAAGTGATAATGTCAACAAGGAGACTGACTCCCAGTCTGCTTCTCAGTCTAGTTCACAGTCTCCCAGTGTGAATAAATCAGAGAACCAGTCTTCACAAGACACAACACAGAAGGTGACACAGTCAAATATTCCAGAAAAAACTGAAAG TCCCTTAGAGAAGCCCCCTACACCACCATCTAGTCCCCTGCCAGATGAAGAAGGGAACCAGCAGGTGCCCCAGTCCCCTAGATCTCCCCCAGCCCCTAGTACAGACTGTGATTCCGAAAAGCCAAACCTAGATACAAACGCACAGGGGGATGG GTGTAACACAAGCTTGAATGAACAACAAGAGTCTGCAGATGATGATCTTAGTTCTAACTTTAA TTTTCTGACCAAAGTTGGTCTTTTGAAGCCGGCTGGTGCCCCAAACTGTGTGAGCCCCAGTCAGTCAGATATTCAGGGAAATGGACCAACGAAAGATACACCTGATATATCAACAGATAAATTAGAAGAATTAAG gACTCAGGCTAAAGATGCGCTGGAGTCATTTGATACAGCAATTCAATCTGGTGCCAATGTACAGAATGGTCCTGTTTGA